CTGTTCTTTGGAATGCCACAGACTTCATGGAAGTGTgtatatactgtgtgtgtgtgtgtgtgtgtgtgtgtgtgtatttcctgcATGATGAAGAGGAGGATTCAGGAGTAGTGATTATCAATCCATTTGATATTTGTGGATAActtttatattgcattttaatttatagGAACAAAGAAGGTAAAGACCTAGAATCTTTGATGACCTCTTAAAATGCTGGTGTTGGGACTGGACTAACCCATGAAGTATATTATAGTCCTAACCACATGTAGTTCCTGTATCTGGAAATACATCCTTAGATCTCTTGGGAAAATAGCCATGTTATGGAAATCCAAATAGCCTTGTAAGAAGGAAGTATTGAGGATGAGAGAATGTAAAAGCTTTTAGGGAAAGTAGTAGCTAAAGTGATAGATTGGTCATTGGGATACCAGTTCACAAAGAGAGCATCCCTTTGGGAGGCTGCTCATCGTAATCGGTCTCAGATGTCGGATTTCATTCAGGAGCAACCTTTATAGAGTTGTTATTCTACATTTAACCCTTGGCTAGAAGTGGGGGATAGGATATGAATGAGACTGAGTTTCTGCCTTCGGGCAGCTTAAAACCTCTGTTCTGCAGAGCCTGGTCAGGTTTCTTCTTCATCCCATAGTTGCTTCTGTATAACACTTAGCATTTGTCACCGTGTTTAAATGTCttgcttctttgtcttccttcacCCTCGTAACTCGTTCTCCATGAAGGGTCGTTTGAAggagtggggaaaaaatgagaaagtagtGTAGGGTTCAGAGAAGGGACAGGACACCAGGGGTGTGTGGAAAAGGCCAGGGGAAGGTGGGCAGGAGAGAGTATGCCGGGCACAGGGGCAGGGAAGTGGGAGGCACATTCAAGGAGTGCCTGGTGTATCTGTTTGGCATAAGCACAGGGCCGTGTTTGGGACCAGAGAGAAGGCTGGAAAGGTACAGGTTTGGATCTGGGATGCCTCTCTGAGAATTCTGGACTTCTTTCTCGTTGCAGTGGGGAAATTTGCACAGGTGGGTACAGAGTCACACCTGTACTGTAGGAAGATAAAGGTGGTATTGCAAGGTGGATGTCTTGAAGCTAAGGAAGCTGTTTTCAGAGTGGAAGCAAGAAGCGGTGAAACTAGAATTAGGTGCTCttgaggcagagaagaaaggatggaTGTGTGGCTTAAGGAGATGAAGAtttgaggaaggaagaagaagaaagcacaaAGGTGAAAGTGTAGTGATGCAACTGAAAAAGAGAAACGGGAAGGGTGGATTTGGGATTCTGAAAGGAGAGAAACATGCACACTTGCTTTTGGACTTAAAAATTTGAGATTTTGACAGTTTCCAGGTAGTAGAGTTCAAATGCAGAATTATCACAAATGACTTGTGCTGATGTTCTCAAACTTGTCCATTATGAGGATCATTTTTGTAGATTAAAAACATTACAGATGTTCactgataattttacttttagtatTTGCTGAGAATTCATACACTGTAAGAACAGCTGCCATGAATTCGGTTTCGCTCTTAAATGAGTtaagaggcagggaggagagcgTAATATGCACTGACCACGTCAGGGAGCGAGCGTTTCAGGGAGCTGTGGTCCAGCCACAGAGAGGTTCGAGGGAGGGCCGGTGATAACACGGTGGTTTCTCCGAGCTCCAACCGAGTCTGAGCCCGGGAAGGCGGACTGAAGCTCCTCGGAAGGGAGGGAGGCCGTGAAGACCCTCCGTCCCACACCACGTCCTCATatccccacatccccacatctCCGCTAGGAGAAGGGCGGAGAAGTCTTGCTTCCCTCAGGCGTGTTGAGTGCTTCCTTGTGGTTCAGTGACAACGTAGGAGTTGACCAGTCGAGTTTTCTGGGCCAAACTCACCCTTTTTTTTCATTGAGCAGGTTTGAATCTGACAGATGACTGATCCTACCTCTAAGGAGGAGGCAgcgttctgttttgttttatttttaaggttctgGAACAACCGTTACCATTTAAAATAGATTAATGAATAACAAATGACAACAAATGGCCTTAAACGAATCCATTGTTGTTtaattcctcttcttctcccagtGGTGCTTGCTCTCTGTGTGTAGGTAGCAGGCCTTTGGTGTGGATTTTGAATGCAGTAAAAATTAGTAACTGGTTTCTCTTCACTGTGGAATTCACGAAAAGGTGAGACTCAGCATGGTTGTTCCAGCATCCTGAAAAGACCAGGTAACGGTCTTCAGCTGAGTAAATTCACTGTGCTTTTAGCTACCTGTGTACAGTGTTGTTGGCAGGATCTTTTCCTGTTTGCTTCAGATTCGAGAGAGCGCTGCAGTTAGAAGCTCGCTCCTGATTTATTTGACCTTCATGTTGAAGCATGAATAGATACAGCatttgtaaaaacagaaaatttcataagaattttcttttaaatcaaatcAAGTTAATGTATGAGGTGGTGGGTGTTTGAATGATCATATCACAACAGGCATTAGTAGGGAACTGAAACATTCTCCCAAGGCAAAAGCTTAAGGAGGAAACTCCTCTCCCAGCAGCAGGTGTGGGCCTTCAGAAGCCTCCTGGGACCCTGACAAGCTCACGGAGTTATCTTTCATCTGGTATCTTGACTTTGGGAATGCACACGTGGTCCTATCAGTCATTACAGAGATAGTGTAATAACTACtactttcttcctgcttctgctttTTTATCCCCTAGGGAACtagggtgtgttttttttttttttttttttcttcctgggtaAAGATGAGAAAGGATAaagatttgaaattaaatttttctaaaattatagacattttagaagaataaaacttaagTTTGGGTCTTTAGTTTTCCTTAAGTTTCTCTTTAAGTTTGACATATCTTTTGTCTTGTTGCTAATAAAAAGATTCAAAAACTATTCCTAACTGATTTTCTCACATACTCTTTAGACGAAAGAGTATGTGAGAAAATCAGTTAAGAATAGttccataggggcacctgggtggctcagtgggttaagcctctgccttcggctcaggtcatgatctcagggtcctgggatcaagccctgcatcgggctctctgctcagcggtgagcctgcttcctcctctctctgcctgcctctctgcctacttgtgatctctctctgtcaaaaaaaaaaaaaaaaaaaaaaaaaaaaagaatagttccaTAATTTTGGGGAGCACATATGATGAGATAATTGATGACACCATAAACCTTGCATTTGCATAGCTCTCTTCAAAAGAGAAGATTGTGTGGGCACGGGGTGTATATGAGATGGATGACTTctgcctctgaaaccaataatatatgttaattaattgaatttaagtgaaaaaagattgtgtgtgtgtgcatgcacacatgtgtggtTATAcgtgtatatgtatttttgtgtgtacTGGAGTTGAAAGTCTTTGAAGCTCTTGCATTCGGTGTATGATGGGAAAGGAAGTTTCCTTTCTCCCTTAGACGCTTTCTATGAGTCCTTCTGTTGGTATAATGCAATCCATTACAGATTTAAACTTGTGTCTGTAGTTCCCAAGAGTTGTGTTTCTGTGGGTTAGTGTCCAGCTGGATGATATACTCTCTCCCTGGAGAGTCTCCCTGGAGTGGGAGGACAAGTAGTTACTCCTCTGTGTGATGTAGAAGACGCAAGAGTGTTTTTATCCAGAGGGGTCAAGTGGCCTGAACCTGAAGGTAGATTTAAAGAATCTGGGTGATCACAGAACAAGTAGGAGTTCCTGGTGCCTTGAAGGTACACTAAATAGGGATCTTCTAGTGTAGTTTGCCAAGTTTGCCAAACCATGGGAGTCTCACAACACAATGACCTgggaaattgtattttttttttttaagattttatttatttatttgtcagagagagagcgcacacttgtgcatgagcacaagcaggggagccacagtcagagagagaaggagactcctttTTGAGCAAGGAGTGTGATAAGGgactttcccaggaccctgggatcatgtctgagtggaaggcagattcttaacccactgagccacccaggcatctgggaAATTATCAGCGCTCCAAGTGACGGTCCTGGGTGCTAGCCGAAAGCTGCTGCTCCccaattgaatcttttttttttttttttttttggtatgtcttGGGAAGTTATCAAGTCACCTGGAAATACCCTTATAAAATTAAGGACCATAAAATTTGAGGCGGTCACTGGTTGATCAAAGCAGATTGTGGGTGACACAGACATTCCTGAAGATGGGGCTTCCCAGAAGTCAGTCCTTAGGGTGTTAGGGAGATACAGTATCCCTGAGTGGGATGACAGAGACTAGAATTTTGATAGCATTCTGATCATGGTATAAAGAACAAGTCCCAGATGTGGTGGCCTCCTGGCCTTCAGAGATGTCCTAATACCCTTCTGCTTGCCTTATCTCCTAGTTCACTGTTGCTCTGTACTATTTTGAATCGAGGCTGGACCTTCCATTTTCCTCTGATGCACATACATATTCTTACATATTCTTACGCTCTTCTGTAATGTTCTCTGTAGAGGGCCACAAGGTCCTTTTTAATCCTAAAGGTGCAAGTTGATTACAACatgcttgtttgtttctcttaaaTGGAAGTACTTGGCCAACTTCTCTTTGTATGTGGGAGGTCTCCAGGCAACTGTGAATAACTTTTAAAGGCTGCTAGGAGGTCAGGAAGTGCTTTGCTGGGTCTTGTTCTGTCTCTTTAAAAGCAGGCTTCTCGGTCTTGATTGGGCcccaaaattctgtttcttcctggacTGTCTTGGGCTGTCTGCAGCTGCATTAGAGGCTGTTCCAGCCTCTGTTCCAGCCTGCGTATCTGACCCTTAAACACACCAAGATCCAGGCTGCTACTTTGCACACAGGGCAGATCTGTTGAAACATCCTACCTTATGCCATCTTCAAGTGCTAGATGTTTACAAGAGAATCCCATCATCCTGATTTTTCTGTACCCCAGTGCCTTCGCAGTTCTTAGACTCTCACAGATGTAATCCCGCGGTCAATCTGTTACTCTTTTCTTCATGGACTCAGCAAAAAAGTGTCAAAGAATGGTAGCCATTTCCTCTCCTTTATCACCAGTACCTAAGTGATCACCaaatcttgttatttattttgaaattttcctgccttttttcctGGGTTCTTAAATACACCACCTATCTTCTGATCTCCAATTCATACTGAAATCCATTGTGCTCAGCCTACCAGGCCAATCTTACTcgtttttctttataaagtggGAATTACTGTACCAGTCTGGCAGGGCTGCTACAAGGATTACAGATCTTCTTTAACTTACTATTGTGGTTACATGCCAGTAAACCCGTCGAAAGTTGAAAATTGCCATGAGTTGCATTTAATGCAGCTAACTTACTGAATATCAGAGCTTTAGCTTAGCCACCTTCattgtgctcagaacacttaagCTTACAGTTGGGCAAAAATCTCCTAACACAGagtctattttataataaagtgttgaatagcccatgtaatttattgaatactgttctgaaagtggaaaaagaaaggttGGTGTGGGTACAGAATAATTGTAAGCATATCAGCTGTTGACCTCATCATTGTGTGGCTGACTGGGAGTTTTGGCTTGCTGTTGTTAACCAGCATCAGGAGTGtcactagcccaggaaaagaCCAGAACTCAAAGTGGCGTGGTTTCTACTCAGTATATATGGCTTTCCCACCatcaaaaagctgaaaaatcGTAAGTCGAACCTGTGAGTTGGGTACCGTTTGTAGATGTCATGTAAAGTGTTAATCATATTGTCTGACGCAAAGTCAGTATTCAGCAAATGGCAGCGTAACAGACTTCTCTCCTCCCGGAATCTGATTATTCTTCACCTCACCTTTCACACCACAGAAGCAAGCAGCAAAACGCATAGACAGAAGTATGGGATATAGAGCCCCCGTGAGCCTTGCTTTGAGTCCTTGACTTCTGCTTGACTGCCTGTAAGATTTCAGGCAAATTgcttatattctttattttttttttcaaattttatttatttatttgacagagagggagatcacaagtaggcagaggcagtcagagagagagaaagggaagctggctccctgctgaacagagagcccgatgtggggctcgatcccaggaccctgagatcatgacctgagccgaaggcagaggcttaacccactgaggcacccaggcgcccccgattagttatgttctttatatttctcactttaaaatggaaacagtTATACTGACCACTAGGATTGGTAGAAGAATAACATGAGGTGACTTTGGTCGAGGGGGAATGCTTCCTTAACTAACGGCAGTTGCTGTGCAAATGCTCCTCGTCTTTGTCCTTCCCGGAGCACTTCTGTCCATTCCCCAGTGTCCGATGAGGACGTGTAGGAATTTTGGAGCCGGTGTCACGAGtgtgtcctctcttcttcttcttgcaGGTCGAGTCCATCCACAGTAATGGCCGCGGCCTTACCCAGGACGCTGGGGGAGTTGCAGCTGTACAGAATATTACAAAAGGCCAATCTGCTCTCTTATTTTGATGCCTTTATCCAACAAGGTGGTGACGATGTCCAGCAGCTCTGTGAAGCGGGGGAGGAGGAGTTCTTGGAAATCATGGCCCTCGTGGGCATGGCCAGCAAGCCCCTTCACGTCCGAAGGCTCCAGAAGGCGCTAAGAGACTGGGTGACAAACCCCGGCCTGTTCAACCAGCCGCTGACGTCGCTGCCGGTCAGCAGCATCCCCATCTACAAGCTGCCGGAGGGCTCGCCCGCCTGGCTCGGCGTGTCCTGCAGCAGCTACGACAGGGGCAGCAGCGCCCGCGAGCCGCACCTGAAGATCCCCAAGTGCGCCGCCGCCACCTGCGTGCAGAGCTTGGCTCAGGGCAAGGCCGACGCGGCGGGGAGCGTGGTGCTGCCGGGCCTCGGGGAGGCCAGACTCTGGCAGGGCCACCACGCCCCTGAGAGCGAACACAGCCTCTCGCCCGCCGACCTGGGCTCACCCGCGTCCCCCAGAGAGAGCAGCGAGGCGCTGGACGCGGCCGCCGCGCTCTCCGTGGCCGAGTGCGTGGAGCGGCTGGCGCCGTCGCTGCCCAGGAGCGACGCGGGTGACGTGCGGGAGCTGCTGAGGAGCAACAAGAAGCTGGCCAAGATGGTCGGCCACATCTTCGACATGAGCGACGACGACCCGCGCAAGGAGGAGGAGATCCGCAAGTACAGCGCCATCTACGGCCGCTTCGACTCCAAGAGGAAGGACGGGAAGCACCTCACGCTGCACGAGGTAAGACTCCGCGTCTGTCCTCCTCGTGCCTCACCGTTCCTCACCGTTCCTCACCCACGAGTGCGCTAGCTCTCGGCGCGAGGGACGTACGGCCCCAGGGAGCGGCGAGGCCGTCGGTGTTGGCAGGAGGGTCCCTCTTCAAGGAAGACGGAGCGTGTTTGTCGTGTCGGGGCGTGTCTGTGTGGGGTCAGGCGCGCCGGGCGCGGACGCCGCGTGGGGCGACTTCCCGGAAACCCCGGGCCGAAGCGGGAGAGCGCAGAGCCGTTGCGCTTAAAGGCGGTCTGTGTTTTAATTAAGACATAAACTAGGATTTTAAATACAACCGTTCACGGAAAAGgcctgtggggtgcctgggtggctcagtcagggaagcatctgactcttgatttcggctcaggtcaccatctcagggtcgtgagatcgagtcccgtgtggggctccGCGCTGGGCCCGGAGCCTGCCTgagcttctgtctctgcccctcctctccctcttttagAGAGGTGGGTAGACAGGTGGCATTTTCGtagactttagaaaaaaaagttataaaaaagggacgcctgggtggctcagttggttgagcagctgccttcagcccaggtcatgatcccagcgtcctgggatcgagtcccacatcgggctccttgcttggcggggagcctgcttctccctctgcctgccattctgtctgcctgtgctcgctctctctccctctctcgctctgacaaataaataaataaaatctttaaaaaaaaaaaagttataaaaaaaaagaccagaacttaaaagtaatttttaactaGCAtagacaataaaattttattagatgAATGTTACAAGTATTATGATGGATTTGAAAATTGTTTTGGTTTGATATTCGGCATTAAAATTCTCATCATCTGTTTGTAGCTCTCTGTCCAGAAATACCCTTCTCGAGTCGAAGAAcacatctatctatctctctctctctctctctctctcgcatgCATCGCCGCCTTCTTGTCCGTCTGGTCAGTGCGTCATTTCTAAGATGTAGCTCAAGTTTAAGCTTAAGTCTGTTCTGATAAGTTTTCCCACAAGTAGAAtgaccttccctttcctttccatttttatccCTGCAGACACCACTTCACAGTAACTTAAGCACTTCACTGTACTTACTTGTATGCTGATCTGTCCCTCACAGTGTACTTTGGTTTTCTTCAGGGCAGAGATAATGTCTCGTTCATTTTTATATCCTCAGAGTCTAACACACCCTATACATGTTTggcaaataaatgcattttcagagttaaaaag
Above is a genomic segment from Lutra lutra chromosome 3, mLutLut1.2, whole genome shotgun sequence containing:
- the NAB1 gene encoding NGFI-A-binding protein 1 isoform X1 gives rise to the protein MAAALPRTLGELQLYRILQKANLLSYFDAFIQQGGDDVQQLCEAGEEEFLEIMALVGMASKPLHVRRLQKALRDWVTNPGLFNQPLTSLPVSSIPIYKLPEGSPAWLGVSCSSYDRGSSAREPHLKIPKCAAATCVQSLAQGKADAAGSVVLPGLGEARLWQGHHAPESEHSLSPADLGSPASPRESSEALDAAAALSVAECVERLAPSLPRSDAGDVRELLRSNKKLAKMVGHIFDMSDDDPRKEEEIRKYSAIYGRFDSKRKDGKHLTLHELTVNEAAAQLCVKDNALLTRRDELFALARQISREVTYKYTYRTTKSKCGERDELSPKRIKVEDGFPDFQDSVQTLFQQAKAKSEELAALGSQPEKVMAKQMEFLCTPAGYERLQHAEHRLPAGLYRQASEEHSPNGAASDTSDGQGERPLNLRMPNLQNRQPHHFVVDGELSRLYSSEAKSQSESLGILKDYPHSAFTLEKKVIKTEPEDSR
- the NAB1 gene encoding NGFI-A-binding protein 1 isoform X2, producing MMSSPSTVMAAALPRTLGELQLYRILQKANLLSYFDAFIQQGGDDVQQLCEAGEEEFLEIMALVGMASKPLHVRRLQKALRDWVTNPGLFNQPLTSLPVSSIPIYKLPEGSPAWLGVSCSSYDRGSSAREPHLKIPKCAAATCVQSLAQGKADAAGSVVLPGLGEARLWQGHHAPESEHSLSPADLGSPASPRESSEALDAAAALSVAECVERLAPSLPRSDAGDVRELLRSNKKLAKMVGHIFDMSDDDPRKEEEIRKYSAIYGRFDSKRKDGKHLTLHELTVNEAAAQLCVKDNALLTRRDELFALARQISREVTYKYTYRTTKSKCGERDELSPKRIKVEDGFPDFQDSVQTLFQQAKAKSEELAALGSQQPEKVMAKQMEFLCTPAGYERLQHAEHRLPAGLYRQASEEHSPNGAASDTSDGQGERPLNLRMPNLQNRQPHHFVVDGELSRLYSSEAKSQSESLGILKDYPHSAFTLEKKVIKTEPEDSR
- the NAB1 gene encoding NGFI-A-binding protein 1 isoform X3, producing MAAALPRTLGELQLYRILQKANLLSYFDAFIQQGGDDVQQLCEAGEEEFLEIMALVGMASKPLHVRRLQKALRDWVTNPGLFNQPLTSLPVSSIPIYKLPEGSPAWLGVSCSSYDRGSSAREPHLKIPKCAAATCVQSLAQGKADAAGSVVLPGLGEARLWQGHHAPESEHSLSPADLGSPASPRESSEALDAAAALSVAECVERLAPSLPRSDAGDVRELLRSNKKLAKMVGHIFDMSDDDPRKEEEIRKYSAIYGRFDSKRKDGKHLTLHELTVNEAAAQLCVKDNALLTRRDELFALARQISREVTYKYTYRTTKSKCGERDELSPKRIKVEDGFPDFQDSVQTLFQQAKAKSEELAALGSQQPEKVMAKQMEFLCTPAGYERLQHAEHRLPAGLYRQASEEHSPNGAASDTSDGQGERPLNLRMPNLQNRQPHHFVVDGELSRLYSSEAKSQSESLGILKDYPHSAFTLEKKVIKTEPEDSR